One Bacteroidota bacterium DNA segment encodes these proteins:
- a CDS encoding sigma-70 family RNA polymerase sigma factor, with amino-acid sequence MHLSEDALIEGIRQHDNSVLQYIYKKYFETIRNLIKKNNGNDEDAQDIFQEAIIIIYKKIKEEKLELSCSLSTYLYSVCRLLWLKQLEKKRIRGETFGNGEEIAELSSVIGSNFEKNDEYKLYQYHFNKLNKDCQKVLRLFLEKVPLREIAEIMGYKTEQYAKKRKFECKKKLVDSIKNDLTLRNKDHHTQTKN; translated from the coding sequence TGCATCTTTCTGAGGACGCTCTTATAGAAGGCATAAGACAACACGATAACAGTGTACTTCAATATATTTATAAGAAATATTTTGAAACAATTAGAAATCTGATCAAGAAAAATAATGGAAATGATGAAGATGCTCAGGATATTTTTCAGGAAGCAATTATCATTATCTATAAAAAAATAAAGGAGGAAAAATTAGAATTAAGTTGTTCATTAAGTACTTATCTTTATTCAGTTTGCAGGCTTTTATGGCTCAAGCAACTGGAGAAAAAAAGAATCAGAGGTGAGACATTTGGAAACGGAGAAGAGATAGCGGAGTTATCATCAGTTATTGGAAGCAACTTTGAAAAAAATGATGAGTATAAATTATACCAATATCATTTTAACAAACTGAACAAAGATTGCCAGAAGGTATTAAGATTGTTTTTGGAAAAAGTTCCATTACGCGAAATCGCTGAGATTATGGGGTACAAGACTGAGCAATATGCAAAGAAAAGAAAGTTCGAATGCAAGAAAAAACTTGTAGACAGTATCAAGAATGACTTAACTTTGAGAAACAAAGACCATCATACCCAAACTAAAAACTAA